In Mesorhizobium sp. J428, the genomic window CGCGAGCAGTCCTACATCGACGCGGCGACGGCGCGCATCGCGGCGGTTGAGCCGCTGGGCGCCGGCGAAACGCAGGTCATGGGCGGCAAGCGCGCCGAGCCGCGCGTCGCCTTCGGCAGCCTGGTCGAGGCCGGATTGATCGCGCCCGGCGCGGAGCTTTCCGACGCCCGCCGCCGCTGGACGGCGCAGGTGCGCGCCGACGGAACCCTCGCCATCGGCCGCGACGCCGGCTCGATCCACCGCCTCGGCGCGATGGTGCAGGGCCTGGAAGCCTGCAACGGCTGGACCTTCTGGCATGTCGAGCGCGAAGGCCGGCTGGAGCCGATCGACGCGCTGAGGCGGGTCATCCGCGACCGGATGGTGGCTGTGGGGGCTTGAGTGGCGACCGCCCCGGTATTACCTTGATGCAACATAGGTAATACTGGAGGCTCGAATGGCCACCACGGTCACATCAAAAGGGCAGGTGACGATCCCCAAGCAGGTCCGCGACGTGCTTGGAATCGTGCCCGGCACGAAGGTTGAATTCAAGCCTGCGGGCGACGGGACTTTTGTATTGGTTCGAGCAGACGGTCAGCCGAGGCGCTCGAAATTTTCGGCTTTTCTCGGTCATGCCGGAAAAGGGCTTTCAACGGACGAGATCATGGCGCTGACCCGTGGTGAGTAGCGGGTGATATTCGTTGATACGAACGTCATTCTGGATGTTGCGACCTTCGATCCTAACTGGGCGATCTGGTCGCTGGACCAGCTTGAATTGGCAAGCGCGTCTGGACCGTTACTGATCAACGAAATTGTCTACGCTGAGCTGTCCGTGGGCTACACCCTGATCGAAGAGCTAGACGATCTGGTGGAGCAGATGGAACTGGAGATGCTTCAGATTCCACGATCCGCGCTGTTTCTTGCTGGAAAGGCTTACCAGAGATACCGCCAGTCAGGTGGGACGCGAACCGGCGTCTTGCCCGACTTTTTCATTGGTGCTCACGCTGCGGTATTGCAGGTTCCCGTCCTCACCAGAGACGTCGCTCGATACAGAGCATACTTCCCAACGGTTCGCTTGATCGCTCCTCAGTGAACACCTAGCCGCTTCAAATCCGCTTCCAGCTTGTCCGCACCCTCGAACAGCACCGCCTGCCAGCCGGCGTCGATCGCGCCTTGCACGTTTTTCGGACTATCGTCGATGAACAGGCTGGCAGCCGGTTCGAGGTCGAAATCAGCGGCATGTCGGTCGTAGATCGCACGGTCTGGTTTGATCAGGCCGATCTCGCCGGAGACCGTCACGCCGCGCGGCCGGTTGAGGAACGGAAACCGCACGCGGGCTTCGGCGAAGGTGTCGGCGGCGAAATTGGTCAGCATCGTCACGTCGCGGCCGTCCTCGATCAGGCCGAGCATGATCGCGACCGAATCCTCGTAGTGATGCGGGTACCATCTCGTGCCAGTGCTGGCGGAAGGAACGGATGTTGTCGGCCTCGTCCGGATAGCGCTCGATCAGCAGCGCCTCCGCGTCGCCCCATGCCCGGCCGCGATCCTGCTCTATGTTCCAGTCGGAAGTGCAGACGTTCTCGAAGAACCAGCGCCGCCGCGCCTCGTCCGGGATCAGGCGGCTGAAGGGCAGGTCGGGATCATAGTGGATCAGCACCTTGCCGATGTCGAACACGATATGGCGGATCTCGGTCATTCGGGTCTCCGTCGAGGCTTCTGGGTGGCGCCCTCTATCGCAGCCTCGATCACCTTTTTCATGACGGTGGGCAGTGCTTCGCTGTGGATTGTCGCGCGGGAAGACCACCAATGTCCCGGTGGGGGAGCCGTGTCGACATAGGCGAGAAAGACCGACAGTTCGAGCTCGAAATGAGTGAAGACGTGGGAGATCGAGCCTTTCAGGCGCCAGTTCGCGCGGAAAGGGGCGGCTTCCGCGCCGGTCGCTCCGTCGATCCGTGCGGTCCAGTCCGTGCCAGGCACCTCCGCCATTCCGCCAAGCAGCCCTTTCTCGGGCCGCTTTCGCATGAGCACCGCGCCGTCGCGGCGCACCGCCACGAAGGCCGCGCCGACGCGCTTTGGCTTCTCCTTCTTCGCGGCCTTGACCGGATAGAACTCCGGATCGCCCGCCTTCAGCGCCCGGCAACCGTCGCGCAAGGGACAGAGCACGCAGGCCGGCCGCTTGGGCGTGCAGATCGTGGCGCCGAGGTCCATCATCGCCTGGGCGAAATCGCCCGGCCGGCTCTGCGGAACGGCGGAGGCCACGAAGGCGCCGATCTCGGGCTTTGCCTCCGGCAGCGGCGTGGCGATGGCGCGATAGCGCGTGACGACCCGCTCG contains:
- a CDS encoding AbrB/MazE/SpoVT family DNA-binding domain-containing protein, with translation MATTVTSKGQVTIPKQVRDVLGIVPGTKVEFKPAGDGTFVLVRADGQPRRSKFSAFLGHAGKGLSTDEIMALTRGE
- a CDS encoding type II toxin-antitoxin system VapC family toxin → MIFVDTNVILDVATFDPNWAIWSLDQLELASASGPLLINEIVYAELSVGYTLIEELDDLVEQMELEMLQIPRSALFLAGKAYQRYRQSGGTRTGVLPDFFIGAHAAVLQVPVLTRDVARYRAYFPTVRLIAPQ
- the mutY gene encoding A/G-specific adenine glycosylase, whose amino-acid sequence is MTSLPTYSTRQADGFAELLLAWYDRHARDLPWRVPPVKVAAGLRQDPYLVWLSEIMLQQTTVSAVRPYFRNFVEKWPTVGDLAAATVDDVMKAWAGLGYYSRARNLKKCAEIVVDQHGGSFPDTEAGLRTLPGIGPYTAAAISAIAFDRPSAVVDGNVERVVTRYRAIATPLPEAKPEIGAFVASAVPQSRPGDFAQAMMDLGATICTPKRPACVLCPLRDGCRALKAGDPEFYPVKAAKKEKPKRVGAAFVAVRRDGAVLMRKRPEKGLLGGMAEVPGTDWTARIDGATGAEAAPFRANWRLKGSISHVFTHFELELSVFLAYVDTAPPPGHWWSSRATIHSEALPTVMKKVIEAAIEGATQKPRRRPE